AAGATTTGGAGGTAATGAGTTGAAGCTTACAAGATATGAAAGAGCTCGCATTATAGGTGCAAGAGCACTCCAGATTTCAATGGGGGCGCCCCCTATGATAAAAGTGTCAAAGAATTCAGTTGACCCCATAACAATAGCTATAAAGGAGCTTGATGTAGGGATAATACCTATGACTGTAAAGAGAAGCATGCCTGAAAAAAAGCTAATGGGTGAAGTACAATGAATCCAGACCTTATTGAAGATGTTGTTGCCA
The genomic region above belongs to archaeon BMS3Bbin15 and contains:
- a CDS encoding DNA-directed RNA polymerase subunit K, whose protein sequence is MKLTRYERARIIGARALQISMGAPPMIKVSKNSVDPITIAIKELDVGIIPMTVKRSMPEKKLMGEVQ